Proteins co-encoded in one Alphaproteobacteria bacterium PA2 genomic window:
- the thiD gene encoding bifunctional hydroxymethylpyrimidine kinase/phosphomethylpyrimidine kinase, which produces MVQTLGRVLIIAGSDSGGGAGIQGDLKTVTMLGGFGATAVTAITAQNTLGVTGVHPIPLDMIEAQARAVLDDIGADAIKTGMLGDVDVVERVAQILDSATGVPAVIDPVMIAKGGHPLLADRAISAVRTLMVPRATLLTPNAPEAAALTGLVVETLDDQRRAGEALLRLGARAVLMKGGHVDGDLLVDLLMTPEGESSFETDRLDTRHTHGTGCTLASACATGLAQGMTLTSAVARAWAYVQEAITHAPGLGAGHGPLDHAWSLREGR; this is translated from the coding sequence ATGGTTCAAACTCTCGGACGTGTCCTGATCATAGCCGGCTCGGACTCCGGCGGCGGCGCGGGCATTCAGGGCGACCTGAAGACCGTCACCATGCTGGGGGGCTTTGGCGCCACCGCCGTGACGGCGATCACGGCCCAGAACACCCTGGGGGTGACCGGCGTCCATCCCATTCCCCTCGACATGATCGAGGCCCAGGCCAGGGCGGTGCTGGACGACATCGGCGCCGACGCCATCAAGACCGGCATGCTTGGGGATGTGGATGTTGTCGAGCGGGTGGCGCAGATCCTCGACTCTGCGACCGGCGTTCCCGCTGTGATCGACCCGGTCATGATCGCAAAGGGCGGACATCCCCTGCTGGCCGACCGCGCCATCAGCGCCGTGCGAACCCTGATGGTCCCCCGCGCTACCCTTTTGACGCCCAATGCCCCCGAGGCCGCCGCCCTGACCGGGCTTGTGGTGGAAACCCTCGATGACCAGCGTCGGGCTGGCGAGGCCCTGCTCAGGCTGGGCGCCCGGGCCGTCCTGATGAAGGGGGGCCATGTTGACGGCGACCTGCTGGTGGACCTGCTCATGACGCCGGAGGGTGAGTCCAGTTTCGAGACCGACCGTCTGGATACCCGCCATACCCATGGCACGGGCTGCACCCTGGCCTCGGCCTGCGCCACGGGCCTGGCCCAGGGCATGACCCTGACCTCGGCGGTCGCCCGGGCCTGGGCCTATGTCCAGGAGGCCATCACCCATGCGCCAGGCCTCGGCGCCGGCCACGGCCCCCTCGACCACGCCTGGAGCCTGCGGGAGGGCAGATGA